The genomic interval acttgagaagtttttgacaccatttaggatGGTCAAACAGACAGCCTTTTCATTCATCAGAACATAGCTGCTTCCGGAAAACAGGACTCattgttttctctacaactgtaAGAAAGGGtctattgactacggaaggatccttccctgctaagaccaagtccaaacattgtctagcctctttgctgactttttcaaaaatagcttccatcatacATGCAGGAGGTGTAACTCTATGAGcagaaaatcaagagaccaagaaaaagaagaaaactaaaaggctatgatatcttgtcctgagatacaggacaacagagcaaaataggaatgaactacttcacatcaaagtAAAGAtccaaatctaagatggagatagtgaacaagaagtaagggacagagaaaaacaaggaatcaagaacataagTAAattaggaaaacaacacaaataaactctacacaaaatgaaatcaatacactaatgaacaataaattctaactgtaaaagaccaatacaatcaaactaaagaactacacataacgatttggaactataCATCCTACTATTTACAAATCAGAGggaaactgctaaagctaaacataagtataaataagcaataaacttattggtgttttaaagtaattactaAATACTAATTAAATTACTAATTTAAAGTAATTACTAATGAAGTAATCATTAACATGAACCATGATAAATGATCTATGGTTTTTTGTAATGGcttgctttgattttgttgaaagTCGTTTCTAGCTAGCTATGTGAAACATTGGGCGAGGttaaaaaatagaaaagtcACATATGATTGTTATCATGTCCTTTATTGGGTCAAAATCAGAGCAACAACCATGTCTTCGGTTTTACCGAAATTCGTGCTCTCCGAATTGAAGAGctaaaatcatcatcattagtGTCATGTAACAAGTAATGGAGGCAATTCACATCAATCCATGTTGTGGACTCACCGAATGAATCGCAATCAACATCCAAGCTTAAGTTAGCCAATAATAGCATGAGATGCAGGGCAGAGgggcaaaaatgtttcattatCATCAATGACTATTTGAATTCAAGCATTTTCGTACAAAAAGAATCTCCCCAAACATTTCGAAATCAATACGAAATCAATACGGCGGAGCCAGGCAATCGAATATGACGAACCAAAAATATGCACAGAGATATGCCATGTAGAACACAAAATGCAAAGCGATTAATCGGTCTCGGGGGATCGCTTGAGCAATCGAAGCATCTTGTTGCTTCTCAGGAGTCTGACCATTGGACGATTGTTGGCAGTATTTCGGACCAACCGGATCGGGTTCCGCTTTTCCATCTCGTCACTCTCGTCATTGGCCAAGGCAGGGAACGAGGATCGGAGAAGGCGGATCATCCCACCCCTTTTGCCCACTGTTTGATCCTCCATGTCTTCggtctcgtccatgaactGAGCCACAGCCAACGGAGATCGCTTCCCATAACGGATGGCCCCGCCCATAGGGGCTCTTCGCAATAGTCGAATGGCCGATGGTCGCTTGAATAGGCGGGTCAAGGCCTGCTCGTCCATTTCCGGGGCTGAGCCTGCCCGTTTGAAAAGCCGAGTCAAGGCCTGCTCATCGATCCCGTTGGCCGGTAGGTTCAGGTTGTGGTCCATCCACTTGTCCAACCATTCAGCTGAAACAACCGGGAAGCTAAGTTTTTTAAAGGGGCCTGCAAAAGATTAAGTGGTCGGTCGGTAGAGGAGGGCGGCTGAGACGATGGAAAGGGATCGGCCAATCGGTTCCGACTGGTTCCGACTAGTTTCTTCTACTAGTTCCCACTTGTCAAAGGTGTGGTTCTTACCTGGCACTTGTTCTCCGGCAATTGGACTAGCAATTTGGACCAAAACGGCGAACAAGACCACGCAGGCAACGCATAAAGATGTAAGGTGTCTGTCTTGGCGCCCCATGAGAAGGTGTAGAAGTTTTCTGACGGGGGGATCAACTGGGAATGGTGGCTCTAATGTATTTGCTGTCTGTTTTATAGCCCCTTTTCCAGGACTTATTTGCATCATGAAAggattttattcatttttcccgTCTATCTTGTGATACATACATAAGCTGTGTGTCGGCACAAGACATAGACCATAACCTTGTGTTGGCGTTGGAGGCATTCTCGTCAGGGTCCACCATTTGAAGTTCCACCCATCATAGAAGAACAATGGAGACCAGCATTCCTCTCTTGGCTTTGTGTCTTTCTTGCGTTCATGGGATAAAATAATAAACGAAACCCCATGGTAAGTCCAACCATTGCAAATGTGCGACCGACCTCAAGTTTCGGTTGTACCAAGTACGAGCCAGCAGttagttagttggttggttagcAGTAGGACATCAGATTGGATGCATGGCCATAAAGACAGTGTAACCCACCCATTGCTCAGATCACAGAtgtttttcatcattattgtTCTTCATCTTAATACCATTAACGTGAATGCGTATTTGCATATTCACATTGTACTAGGGGTACAACAGTATAATGGAGATATGACTGGCACTCCTCACAGCTCGCTCGTCTTGTTCCCCGAAGAGAACCAGGGCATCGGCAACCGGCAGTCTCCAGGATCCCAATTCTTCACCTGGGAAATGTCAACAAGACCCCTCCCATTAGATCCAATGTCAGGAGGAAAGCCCTTGGCATTTACTCGAGTTAGAAGCAAATTCACTCAAAAGTCAAAACACAAGGAATCTGCCTGTTCCACAAAACATTGAGACGATTGCCGTCTCAGAGAATACGGTAGCTCGGGATTGGTACAGAAATGAACAGCCTAAAGTGGTTGCAACTTGCTCTCTTAAAAATTAAAGGCACACATGGGCAGAGATAGCACATAgatcattttgcttttgtttcacattgatttttgatttgacaGTAAGACCGTTGAACGAAGAAGAATTTGCGGAGGAAAATTGCCAGTTTGTTGAACACACGAGGTTATGTTTGTAGTTAGGGTGATAATGATGGTGCAAGCTTTTAAGTTGTTACTCATATGTATGAAAGAAGGAAAGGGCCCCGACACATGTATATGTTGCATTCACATAAGCTTGTACCTGTTTTTTCGCCTTGTGATGCCTCAAGAACCGGGAGTTGTGAAATTTCTTGTATGGATAATAGCTTAATTTTGAAAGACTATTGcgtcattatcatttttttctactaGCACTGATTTGGCACATTCTGACTGTCCAGTGCTTTCCAAAAGTAAAAGGGAGTGTTTGGATTGCGGTCGACTTGCAGATTCCGGGTTTGTTTCTGaacagaggccagtttttaaagctcttacctcggagttaggggcttgaaCGTTTACCGGTATGAAACTAGTCTCGCCAATGTGGAGggcggatgctcattctgggtaacgtccaagccttaactcagaggtacaaGGGTAAAAAAACCTCACCTCAGGTTAGCTTCTCCTCGGCTCTTGAGACACTTCTTTGCATAaaatccaaatcaaaaaaagggACACAATAGAGGTCTGGAAAGTTTCCCAAGGGGAATGTCTTTAAGTGGAACGTTGCATTGTTTGTGGCAACAAGTAATATTGATATTGGCAAGCTTTCAAGTTACATTTCTTAGTTGGGCAGCTAACTATCAGCGTGTTAAAATTGAACGAAATATAATGATTTAATATTCCCTGGAAGTCATTGCCTCGCAGATAGTGTGGCATTCAGCCAAACTGTAAGGGAGTGAAATGTTCATGTGGAACATGAAAGCACGAAAAGGAGATAACGTCGTCACAATTTTATGGGTGGTCGCTACTACTATAGGGGCTGTGTAGAGGATTGAATTACAGTTCCAGGTCACTTATTATCGAACGGCAGTGTTCCAcaaagaaagcaaaagaaaatttgcttttttcaagtttcttttttctcaattgcCTTTTCAAAACCCGGGgaaaaattattttgtctAATCTGATGACTAATATTTTGGCTTTATGTTACCTTCATTCCAATGAAAATTAGGTCTGTGATCTTCCAAAAACTGGTGAAGAATCGTCATTAGGGCTGGCCAAAAGTTGCATCCGGCAAATTTAGCAAATTTAGAAAAACAACTCGCATTTCCCAGAATTTTTTGCAATCCAAACgtgaatgaatttggaggtttggtgatttccatttctttaaCACCGCCGGCAGGAAAAAATGCGACATGAGCCGTTTGGCCTGGTTGCGGCTGCTCGGTCTTTATCACGGTCATCTGCCATTTAAGCACATATCAGTAATTCTGCAATTTAtgacaattttcaagaaatcagggaaattgtttttttatttttatttttttttttatttttttatttgccgACTTATTTCCCGCCAATCACTTGGATTAGAATAGCAGCAGTTTAAGACGATAAATTTATTCACTTTACTTTGCCTTTAcctttatatattatttgatcgatcaacgaattagagtggGCGGATCTgtaatataaggttgatcgggaattttagtccaaACTTatccaagcctgacttaaatcctacaACTGGTTCcacgcctacatacgccctacaaatatttgaggggagcaaattgaacaatgaaggagcccgagaaagaagagagttagacttcattgttttcactagcctggattctcgagggcttgaaggtgctctcaaaacgcacactaagcctctatggtcactactattgaccctaaatcctgggttgggacaaaactcatgaatgCTCTTNNNNNNNNNNNNNNNNNNNNNNNNNNNNNNNNNNNNacgagagctctctcatatcttcaatgttcctaataaaacatctttggacctgctcgagcttttgcaaacctgctgaactaattggagcccaaatgggcgaggaatattcaagatgcggctgaacaatccaCTTGAACAGAGCTAGCACGGTTTgacccactttcaactggatatgcgCATCGTCATAGGCTGACGATCTTGGTCGCCCGTTGGCTCGATACCTATCAATGATAATACAATCCCCCTAAAGAACTACGACCTCTACACATAACGATTCAGAACAAGAAATACTTGTTCTATAAATCAAAGAtaaactgctaaagctaaacaaacATATATGGGCactaaacttattaggtttttaaagtaattacgtctaaccaaagaaaaacacaaaCGCCACGAACAccacacgtgcacagcaaccaaggagcaacagaggaaatCACACGTTGGTGCCAAATTCCTAAGGGATTAGAACAacagcaaactaaaatgcgactgttctcagcgagctccaacACAGGAATGAACGAATTTTTGAACTGAAAGTGGAACATAGAAACAAAGGTTGCAGATGTATTACCAAGAGCCTACATCTCAGTTTGTATTTTCGTGGGGATTCCATGTCACActgtttgcttgttttcagAAATCCTTGACCATAAATCTATAATTCGTCATTTTAAATGAATGACTTTACCAAGAGCGAAAATTAG from Tigriopus californicus strain San Diego chromosome 5, Tcal_SD_v2.1, whole genome shotgun sequence carries:
- the LOC131880127 gene encoding uncharacterized protein LOC131880127 isoform X2, with the protein product MGRQDRHLTSLCVACVVLFAVLVQIASPIAGEQVPAEWLDKWMDHNLNLPANGIDEQALTRLFKRAGSAPEMDEQALTRLFKRPSAIRLLRRAPMGGAIRYGKRSPLAVAQFMDETEDMEDQTVGKRGGMIRLLRSSFPALANDESDEMEKRNPIRLVRNTANNRPMVRLLRSNKMLRLLKRSPETD
- the LOC131880127 gene encoding uncharacterized protein LOC131880127 isoform X1 — encoded protein: MMQISPGKGAIKQTANTLEPPFPVDPPVRKLLHLLMGRQDRHLTSLCVACVVLFAVLVQIASPIAGEQVPGPFKKLSFPVVSAEWLDKWMDHNLNLPANGIDEQALTRLFKRAGSAPEMDEQALTRLFKRPSAIRLLRRAPMGGAIRYGKRSPLAVAQFMDETEDMEDQTVGKRGGMIRLLRSSFPALANDESDEMEKRNPIRLVRNTANNRPMVRLLRSNKMLRLLKRSPETD